The Silene latifolia isolate original U9 population chromosome Y, ASM4854445v1, whole genome shotgun sequence sequence tgacactacgacaatctgtaccgcccgcaggatacttaatcatatagctgtataagaacccgtatgccttagttcattattctttgcccttaatttaattattccaaacttaaaaatatccCAAATATAGTATATAATTCAAAGTATATTATTTCAaaggttcgtaagtgaactatacttttatttcttcaaaacAAGAAGCTTAGACTTCACTTTCAAAAGAGTAAAATAAATTCAAGGTTACGAATTAGTAAAGTTACTGTACTAAAGCTTAGAATAAGCTAAAGATTTAATGTACTTTAGTAAGATATATATTATTGGGCATTAACGAGACAAACTCTTAAAATCAGATTTTAAAAACAGGACAGCAGTaatgtaaaattcataattaaatatagAAAAATCGAAATGAGGCAAAACCAATTTTCTTGGTCTCCAGTAGCTTTAGCTACAACTTTCAATTTATAATCAACTTCAGAAAACGAAGGCAACAGAGGTCTAAAAATTTATTTCTAAAAGCTGTCAGAAATCGACACCaataatgtttcagttcataaaacgactttaagaaaatattttaaggCAAAATAAAATTCTAAATATAAATAGAGATTTCAAAGTTTATGTAGAAAAAATATTAGTCGCTGGATCATAAGGAAAAGTCAGTTTACGAATCATTATTTTGACTGATGACAGATTCGTAGTTTACAGGCGAATTGTTCATAAATAATTTATTCTGAACAAATTGTAAATCGAAAATTTATTAAAATCTTTGTGCAGACTCTATGCTTGAAAATAACATTAGTCTCTTTTCAACATTTTTGCATATTCGAAATAAAAATAGGCGATATAATTTTTACAAACAGACTGTCAGATTCACCAGATAACGAACGGTTTTGTCAAAACTTCTAAATTACTTATAAAATCGAAATGAAGGTTTCAGGACCTAAAATTTTACACACACTTCAATATACAGTGTCTCGgccacatattaaaatttcgAGAATTACTATTATGATTTAGTATTTTTAATCCATTTAAAACAGTACAACATTACTGTCCTTGCAAGTATCGTAACAACATAATAAAATCCGAAACAAATATTTTAACTTCAAAATAgttaccacgaaaattcatggtgTCTTAAAAACACATATTCATtccaaaaaaatattttatataaCTTTCAAACATAAAAACGAATATTTGCAATTCTAAAAtcaaaacaattgattaaaaatctCGAGACCACCCTATTAGTGAATCACGGCCAACACAACCATTCACAATAACAGCAAAATAATTCATAATACATGCAACTACAACATAGATATGTCATAATACTGAGTAACGTCGAAGTTACCTTAATCGCTATCCGAATAACCAAGTACTCGTCCTCGTGTGGATCGTCGCGAAATACTTCAAAACAAAACATTCGTATATGATTAAATTATaaactaattaaataaaataaaagctaatTATGAAACAACGATTAAGGGCGATAATTATCCTTAGAATTGgatgaataataaaagaaaaatccTTGTTAGGGCTTTAGGAATACACGTCccaagagaagagaaagagaggttttgcttgatttttttttttttttttttttttttttttttttttttgcaaggaaAAGATGAATAAGAACAATATGTGAATAAGTGAATGGTGTATGGAATACAATGAAATAAGGTAATGATACACTCACATTATCCACGGCTCAAACAATTAGAAACAAAGGATTGTTTCTCAAATTAACATGCTCACAATTTGATAAAGGAGGAAGGAGTTATTTATGTGATAACATGCCTAAAAAAATAAGGTATGGTCACAACAAATCAAAACACGAGATTATTATCTCTACAATTTCACACGCCCAAAATCAGTTTTGGAGACAAAGTTGACTTTTTAAAATAGACCACTTAAAGAATGGTTATAATACGAGTCGGTCCAAGAAAGAAATCGGACCAAAGATCGACTTAGAACGAAATTAACTGAaatttttaatcaaaaccgcaAATTAAAGGATAAAaattaaatctcataaaaataaaatatatgaTATTAGAAATTAACAAGAATAAAAAAGAGTTTAATAAAAAATTCAGAACCCAACGAATTAACTCGGAATAAAGTTCGAATACGAATAAAATGAACAAAAAGAATGATGCTGTAATACttagaaataataataaatctCGAAAATAAAGAAATATTCGAGATATACAAGAattcaaaggaagaaaagaaatggcTCGCAGGtaaattccgagtcatacaaattAAATCGTAATCGAAAATAAAATACGGTTACAGAAATAGATTACAAAAATTGCGGGTATTACACGCCATCTCATTTTCCATTCCGAAATATAAAATTATGATATGTCTATCCAATGACTGTCAAGTGTGATATAGGTAGGTCTTGAAAATATTTCATCGAAAAATCAAATctttttttaaagtttatatTTGGTTTATGTTCCCAATAATTTTTGTCATCGTAAGTTCATACTGTGTTTCATTTGTGTTCTTAGTAATGTTTATAAAATTCTATCGAAAGAGTTTTCTTGAGGTTACGACATCCGAAAAAGAGCAAGTATCTATAGAGAGGTTCACGATATTAAAATAGTAGTATTACTAGTGTAACACCCGTGAAAATTTACGGGGTTATTTTAAATTGTTGGAAAATAAATTTACTTACTAAAATTGTAGAATAAATATTACTATTGTTAATTTCAAACCCTAGTTGGTGTTATTGTTACTTTTGCCGAGTTTCTTTTCCATCTTTCAAATACATTAGCACTGACTCATCATATTTATCATATACTCCGTCTAATTTCCTAATAACTTTCCCTTCAAAgaaacaaaaattaagaaaagggACGAAAGAGGAATAAAGTAATGATAAATATCGTAAATTGTAAAGTTTATaggagagagaaaataataaagaataataaagTAGTGGGAGTTATTGATTTttaagagagaaaataataaaaaaatgaataaaatttaccaaaaaaggaaacaTAATCAAACTTGTATGAAAAAAGAAGAccgaaaataataataaattggagggagtactataACTTTTTTAAATTCCCCAAACTTTTCCTTTTTGAAATTcacctttgattttttttttaatctcattaatataTTTAGATACAAAAGATGCTTGTGCTCATCCACCGCCCGATCGCTAATGCTAGTACGTAATGAGTACAAATATGATAGCTCCAAACCTTCTTTCCTTTTACTCTCCATCTTAATGATTGGGGGGGTCGTATGATAGTGTAAGAAATAATATTATTGCAGAAGGAAAAATACTGTAGTTGTCGGCAAAGCTGCATAAGAAATAATACAAATTTTTTATCTTTCCAAATTCCAAATTATAAATGAACAGTAAGACAATTATGTACACAATGGCGTAAGACAATTATGTACACAATGGCTTGCTTTGAGAAGAGTTGCCAGAGTCTCTCAACTGCGGTACAAAATCAGAGTTAACCCGTTTGTAAGCATCACATTCTAAGTATATCCGCACTCATTTGTAGGCCTGCAGTATGATGAAGTTAAGATGTTAATGccacattattattatttttcttaGTCTGCAGGAACTGAAAATCTAGTAAAAAGTTTACAATGCTAGACAATTTTTTTAGCATTACTCTGCACCACTTCAAATGATATCATTCTGCAATTTTAAATTTACTCAACAAAACTCAGTTTTATGGCAAGGGAATCACATTCAGCGCCTATTAGGATACAAACTAATACAAACCTGAGTAGTACGGCTATGCAATGGTAGTTGTATAAAGTTCTGTAGACCATAGATTCTGCACTTATGTAGACCATAGATTCTGTATTTACATAAACAGTGATGAGTAGAAACGAAGAATTGGAGAGCTTGACATAAAGATGTAGGGAAATAAAGAGCTCATATCAGAACACTTTCGAAGTTCAGAAAATACAAACCTCTTTCGAATACTTCTTTGGAGATATTGGTCAGTGTTGATGGCTCCTTGACCACCATATTTCTTCTCATCAGAATTCAATATCATCTGCGCCACAAATGTCGTAATTGCAATAACAAATCAAGAAAATTATTAAGAAACTGAATAATCGCAGGAAAAACTATTAATACGACCAACTACTCATATGTCTCAAATTTGTTCAAGTGAATTTAGAAACTTATTTCCAAAATTAATTGACAAAAAATAACTCATTAGAAGATTTGTGAACTTGGCCGTATTCTATAACGATCAGCAAGTTGAAACTTGTCTTATTTTCATTTTTGCTGCCACCAATCAAGAAGAACTTTTAAAGTATACTCATACTTTGAAGTTTGAAGGCCTTTTAACCACCAAAGGAAGACCGATCCATAACATTTACACCAATGCCAATTTAACCAATGCCAAAACTCCCTCCAAAAGATAACTTTTCAAGTGTATTTACATTGCTTCTACACAAAATATAACCTCACTAGGATTGTCTCACTATGCATTCCTTACCACTGAGATTCTACTCGGTAGCCAATCGCCATATTCCCGACTCCCACCTTCCTTATCTAGCTCAAGCCGGATACTCAGTTTCTGGTCAGGTGAATGAGCAATGACCATAGGCAGTGTCATCTTAAGTTGCTCGATACTTGGTACCAACACC is a genomic window containing:
- the LOC141626879 gene encoding 1,4-alpha-glucan-branching enzyme 3, chloroplastic/amyloplastic-like, with the protein product MTLPMVIAHSPDQKLSIRLELDKEGGSREYGDWLPSRISVMILNSDEKKYGGQGAINTDQYLQRSIRKRIYGLHKCRIYGLQNFIQLPLHSRTTQAYK